tttttcttacaaTGATTAAAGTAGATATTATTTTGGAGCAGTTTAAGTCACAGCAGTGTTGTATGGAAATTGCCCATTTATTCTCTGCCCCACCCCTGACATGCATAGCCTTCAGATTATCaacagcctgaactacagatGTCTACAGATGTACCTAGAGACATCATTATTGTTCACATTCCACAGTGTGTTTCACTGTCGTTGGTTTTTGTGTTTGCTATCATACATAAAAAAATGCCAAGAGCAACATCAAAGTTCCCCATGTTCAGTTAATATTTACATTTGATGTGGGATATGGGTCTCTCTCTACCCTTCTGCATGTACATATCCAGTTTCCCcaggacaaagaaataaaaggcaacctctgcttttgagagacttGATAATACGGACATAATACCCTCAATACACAAGCAACAGCAGAAAAGTGTCAGAACTGATGAAAGAGCTGATCTAACTTACAAGatacaaatacattaaaaaaaaactatctccAAAGTCACCCAACTATCAGGGAAAAAAATATAATACCACTGTTTCATGCACaatagaataaaaagaacaaagtatCTTGGGATAAAACCAAATGAACAGGTAAAAGACCTGCATATAGATACCATAAAACCTTAcagttctttttataattttgccTCAGCAAATGAGCTTTTAAAAGAACCACCTTTTTAATACCCTTCCTCCCTTTTAGTATATGAAAGTGTGTAGCTGATCTAGTTTCTTGGGGAAAAATTAATTCCTACTGACTTTGTAGTGAGAGTCTAATGTTTTACtcaacaaattttatttaaaattgctATGCCATGAAAGAAAGTGATATTAATGTGTCATCTTTTTCTTAGACAGCAAAAGAAGCCACCAACATTTGTCTTTACATTCACTGTATTCTCTACTGATGAAGAGTCACACCGTGTAGAGGCACAAAGGCatatttaaaagagagaaagaaactgttTAAGGAAGATAGGTCTGGTGAGAAGGGAGCACCTTGTCACAGGGGAGATGATGAGAGGTGAGAAAATATTCATGGTGGGGAGACTCATCATAAGAAACCTATTTGTGGttgtatttttcctgtgatgtAGCTACAGGCTCTAAATCCTTCGTGGCAGATGACAACTGGTCGTGGACAGGGCCTCAGAGACCGTTACACTACCCATACGCACTTAACTGCAGAAAAAATGAACAGCCAGAGTGAACCCTCTGAAGTCATCCTGGGgactccttcctcctgctctacTGAAACACTTTGCTCATAGACTATGCAAAGGAGCAAATGAGAATAACAGTGCTGGGGTTTCTTTCATAAGAATTTAACAGCAGATTCCACACTGGTGCTCCTGGGTCCTCAAGTCAAGACTGTGAGGAAGGGAACACCATCCCCACAGGGTTGAAAATGTACTATCTAGAGCACTAGGTGGCCCGAATTAAGACACAAATCAAACAGGCAGGAGGAATATGATTCAAGCAAAGGCCACATGACTCCTGCTCCAATCATCTCTTCCCTGGGTACGAATAGAAAATTCAGGCATGGAGAGTAGAGCTGAGttgaataattaaatataatatggAGCCTATGACTCTGGGGTATATATAGAACATTGTGGAATAATGTTTTAATTCATGTTCTTTgcagtgtaattttttttttacttcaaaagcCCTAAACCCATCAATACCAACAGGTAGACTCAGCCACGAATAGCAACAGGCCAACTGAAGATAAGGAGTCGTGAGATGCAGAGAAAGTGTATTGAGTCAATGCATACTGGGAAGAGGATCAGACAAAGGAATCCAGTGACCACATGTTTATCTGTAGGGTACAAATATGAGACTGGGGTCTAAATAGAGAAATATGTGGGCCAAGAAGATCACATTATTAAGCAAGCCAAGTCAAGGTGTGGTCCAGCTATCATTGTCTCAGCTCTAGTCCTGCAATGTGAGCCCATAAATTGTTAATCTGCCAATAATGGTCTTCTTGGGAGATCAGTGTGGGTATAAATGTAGTGTCATCATTGTAGATAATATTTCACATTTTGGTGATAGTCTTTCATGTCTTTGCTGCTCTTGGAATCCAAGCTGACTAGAGGTTTAAAACAAGGATTCTCTGTATCTCCAGCCTATGCAACCTGTGCAGAGTCAacaggtgaaggagagagagaagaatggtgGCAAACATGCAAGGCTTTCATCTAGCTTTAATCGCTTTGTAGAGCAAAGTGGGAAATCAATCACTTCAGCAAAAGGAGCATCTGAGTGTCTTTTACAATAAGAATCATTCCATTGTCTTCTGAAGTTCTGAAGTGAAAGTAGGGGCTATGGGTAGTTTCAATCTCAGCTTAGAAGGCTTCATATGGGTAGGCTTCTCGGATTAGCCTTAACAGGAACTTCTTCTCCTcatcttcatttccattttctactCTCTAAGCCTCGGTGGCAAAACCACCATCATTGCTCTCACTCACTGAACCTCCAATGGCAAGCATCCATGTGCTTCTTCCTTGAGCACCTCTTCTTCCCATACCTCTGCTTCACCGGTAGCACTGTGCCCCAGCTCCTGATCAACCTTTCCCAAGTTGATCAGACTATCAGCTATGCTGGGTGTGTAGCTCAGCTCTTCATAGCATTATTGCTGGGTGTAACTGATTATGTGTTCCTTGTGGCTATGGCTTTCATTGCCACAGTGTGCATCACTGATAGCAGGAAACCAATCTGGTTCCTATCAGATGATGTACTGCACAGTGGAGCCAATCCACTGAGATAATTGGGTGATAATCTATCCTGCTTGTAGGTCCTGCGGTTCCTGGAATCCAACCTGACTGCAGGTTTAGAACAAGGAATCTTTGAGTCTTCAGCCTGTGACACCTAGGCAGAGAGTCAACAGGAGATAGACCAGAAGGAAGGCAAATGTGCCAGGATTCCTACAGCTTTGAGTGACGCTGTGGGCTGAAGTGACTTCAGAGTGCCCCCTACGATAGCAAGCATTGAATTGTCTTCTGTTTTGTGAGGCTGAAGGGCTATGGACAGTTTCAACACCAGCCTAGAAGGTGGCTTCATTTTAATGGGCTTCTCAGATTGGCCTCAACTGGAGCACATcttttttatcttcattttaattttctacttCCTAACCATCTTTGGCAACTCCACCATCATCACAATCTCACGAATGGATCGTCGGCTGCAAACGccaatgtacttcttcctcaaCAACCTCTCTTTCCTGGACCTCTGCTACACCACCAGCACTGTGCCTCAGCTTCTTGTCAATATTTCTGGACTTGACAAGACCATGAGCTATGCTGGGTGCATGACCCAGTTCTTCACAGTGCTCTTGCTGGGGGGGACTGAGTGTGTGCTCCTCGTGGTAATGGCTTTCGACCGCTATGCCGCTGTGTGCCATCCACTGCACTACACTAGCATCATGCACTCCCTTCTCTGCCAGGCATTGGCCATCTCCTCCTGGGTGGGAGGCCTTGCGATCTCCCTGACTCAGACAGGCCTCATCATGACCATACCTCTCTGCGGCCGTCATCTGAACCACTTCTTCTGTGATATGCTTGTTCTCCTGAAGCTGGCTtgtgaggacacagagggaaTAGAGGACAACTTGTTTGTGGCTGGAGTCATAATGTTGGCCTGTCCTGTAACACTAATTCTAGGCACTTATGCACACATTGCTCACGCGGTGCTGAAGATTAAGTCAGAGGCTGGGCGCAGAAAGGCTCTGGGGACTTGTGGGTCCCACCTCATGGTGGTTTGCCTTTTTTATGGCTCAGCCATGTACACATATCTCCAACCTGTCCATGGGTATTCTGAGAGTGAAGGAAAGTTTGTTGCCCTTTTTTATACCATAGTTACCCCCATGCTCAACCCTCTGATTTACACCCTGAGGAACAAGGATGTGAAGGGGGCTCTGTGGAAGGTGCTAGGGAAATGAATAGACTAGGAATAAGAGGAGAAAGGTGTCTGGATAAAATATTGTATAGTGTCTCTCACACTGTCAAGAATTCTGTACCCAACATACTTTCCCTTAGAAGTGAGACATAAAGAATTTTGTGGGATGGGGGCAAGTCTGACTGAATATATTTCCACAGGGACTTTCAAACaagaattgtattttttaatgGTGTTCTTCAAACTGAGGAAAAAATAGACATagctaaaaataattataaaatttcagAATGCTCTAGTATCATAAACAGTACATAAGCCACCCACATCTCTATAAagactaaaacacaaaacaactaaaaagaaATACCACACTAAGAAATaagcaatataaaatatgtaaattatagtaggaaagatttaaaatgtgtgttgttttatgttagtatatttcctttcatttttcttatcttcATGTTTATGTCATGTTACTCTCACATCAGAAGTTTGTCCTAATCAAAAGATGTTTCTTAAGGTTCATGGTAACTAACCACAGACTTGTAGCACAAAAACTTCTGAAGATAATAAACACTCACAACTACAGAAAATCACTAAAGAACAAGTGTGAAcataagagacagagagagaagagaactctAACACAAGACAGTTATAAATGCTTATCTGTAGTTACTGTTGTTACTGATGACTTATTGAATGCTTATTATTGAATggataaaagtaaatatttaagataTCCAAACATATATTTCTTTGAGAAACTTGCTTCTTCTAAGAACATGAGAAGTAAGAGGAAGACTAAGGTATTTCATGcacagcaggcatggtggtgtacacatgtgatcccagcacatgagTGGCTGAGATGGGAAAACAGAAAGTGCAAGAATATGCctccagaaatgaaaaagaatgagTAATTCTTTTACTTTGTAATGACATGTAATGATGAAAGAGGCAATtcagcacaagaaaatgactcaAAATGCATGCATTCAATATCAGAGCATCcagatacataaagaaaaaaatcactagatAGAAAATGAGAGAGTCCAATTTAATGCAGTGTTTTAGGGGACTTTCACACTCTACTTGCATCAGTGGACAAAGTATCAGGAGAGGAAATAAGTTAAATTACATGCTAGAACAAATAGACATAGCAGATTTTGTGCTACAGTAGGTagtattttggtttggttttttctcAAGAGGATAGGAAACAGATTTGGGGATATTATATGAGAAACCATGAAACAGGGCTCATCAAAAATTtttatatgtctttatttttactttatgcataAGAGTGTTTTGCtgacacatatgtgtgtacatcatATGTGTACCTGTCGTCCATGAGGCAAAAAaagggtgttagattccctggaactggctAATGCgtgttaccatgtgggtgctgggaatggaaaccaggtgttctgcaaaagcagcaagtgctcttaaccactgagctctccacCCCTCCacaaattttttaatgaaatcataTTAGATATTGTCTAACATGTGacaaaactagaaatcaataacAAGAAAAGCTATGGTAAACAGACCAATGCTTGAGAATTAAACAACTCACTTTTAACAATCAATGGAATAAGGAggaaatcaaaaaagaaatttttaagtaTCCTGAAACAAATAGCATTGGAGAAATTACCCAAACCTGTGTTATAATCAAaatagtacacatacacatacacacacacacacacacacacacacacacacatacactcaaacatgcatatgcacacagaccacacagacacacacatattacacacaccatacacaacaCAATACACACAAACTATACAAAAAGGCAAAAGACCTCAATAGACATCCCTCAAAAGGATACATACACATGGCCAAAAGGTAAGTGAAAATATGCTCAATATCACTAATTAAATTAAATCAATATGCCTTTGACAGTAAAAGTAGCTAAACAGACAGCCTGTGAAGTTTTCATCAATGGCAAACCTAAATTCAATGGGAACCTGTGACTCAATTTATCTTTCCCTTGGTGTTCCCATGTTTCTCTGGAATAACTTCAGGGTAGCCTGAGAGCCAGAAGGAAAATGCCTTTAGGTGCACCTTTTGGAGGAGGCATGCTAACAGGCAACTCTGAGCCCTGTGACCTCTAAAGCTCTAGACAAGGCCTGACACTCCTCATGACCTCATTCCGCCCTTTAAGTATTCCACGCTGCAAAATAAAGCTGCTCTCGTGTCCCCCTAAATGGAACCCAGAGAGTCTGTGTGTCCCTCTGCACAGTCGTTTTTCACTGCTCTTCTCTTCCAGAAATTCCAAGCTTTAGCTTTTACTGTGCTGGCTGCAGCAAATGATGACATGGAGgttctacaaaaaaataaataaataaagttagaGCTGGCCTATAATCTACCAACCCCGCACTGGAAATGCACACAAAGGGAATGAGACAGATACtgatctcactgcctgggggtcccctaaacagtccaagctaaacaattgtctcacctatgcagagggcctagtccagtcccatgggggctccacagctatcaGTCcacagaacagattttttttaatgtaacataGATACACAATGTGTGAAGGCCCACAAagttttcctagtgagagctgagcttgctttacccagcagggatgcaTTAGAATATTGCTTGACTATGTGCATGGTTGCTAGGTAATTGggagggtctatacttggctgagctagggggagatcttttgctccaccccttggcattcctataaacagCCCTTTAAAAGGGACAGAAGGAGCCGGTGGATAATGGgggccaggccctcccaaggctatgtttctatctgtttctctcccctctatccttctatccaatatctcttatccctcatttctcaagagtaccctgttgtaaaatgtgggagctggtgaATGCTATTGAGTCACAAAAACAAATCCTGTTATTTTTCACTAAAAAGTGTATCAGAGAGTCTCGAACACCCTATCTTCTCATTCACACATGAAGTTGGCTTCATATAAGAAGCAAGcagtgggagagatggctcagaagttcagAGAACTGGTTGTTCTTCTataggatctgggttcagttcccagcactcacatccagctcacaaccatctgaaactccagttccaggggatccgatgtcttcttctggcctccataggcactgcacacacaaggtgcacatacatgcatacatacatacatgtgtgcaaatagtcatatgtataaaataaaatatttctcaaagaAGTATCAAGCAGAAAAATCATCAGCAGATAGAATGGGGGGCATCAAAGTCAAATAGTGTGGAAATATGTATTAGGAAATTTTTCTCATAATTTATAGCCTAGGGGGATGATTATGTATTAAACAATGCATTGTGTATTTCAAAATTACTAGAAGAGAAGAGTTTGAAGATTCCAAAtaagagtgtttttctggcacaAAGGTAACTTGCCCGTCAGGAGCCAAGTAATGCCACAAAAATCCTACTGCGCAACAAACTTCACATAAGAGATTTATTGGTGAGTGGCACAGAGTGGCAGCTGCCTTTgaatggggagagagacaggaggaggctGGACAGAGGAGAAGGCCTTTTATAGGGTTTTGGAGTGTGCACAGTGAGCTAGTGGGAAAGTATTGCTTGGCTGCCAACTTTATTTAGCCATTAACACTGAACCACAGGGGTGGGGATTTCTAAAGCTCAGAACTTGGGGTCAAGAGATCAAGTCAGAGACAGGATGTTCTTTCCTTGGCCCTTTTTCGCTACgccaaatatatataaacaaaaaaatatgaggaaatgaaaatataaattaccCTGGGTAGATGAGTCATATTGAATGCCCATATTACAATGTTCCCAAAATtgtacaattataaaataaaaattaaaagtaaaaatcatcAAACTACACTTAAAATCTATCTCCcacataaatggaaagaaaattcaTCAAAATGTGATCCTATGATGTGGGCCTTTTCCTACAGAGACATGACCACAGAATGTATATTCACCATAAGTAGAGAACCAACAACagatcaataaaatgatttcatctAAGTCTAGGTTAAggaaccagtgagtttactgAAGCTGCTTACAGTAGTATGGGtcaggggttatttacaggagcacaCATGACTTAAAGGCAACTGTATCACCTTTCATGCTCAAGCTTTCATGAGAAATTACTTATAAAGGCTGTAGCTTCTTATACTTCTTGTAGGCAGCTGCTCATTGGAGACTTCCCACTCTGCAGCCATCTTTACTGCTTATACAAACCTAGAGAGGGGCCTTGTGAATCTTGTCACTTTCGGGAACATCCTGAGTCTTGCAAGTTGTATTACTTTCTGGGCCTTGATGCTTTGTTTACTTCCCAAGTCTTATGAGCCTTCTACCACCCTCTAGGAGAGGATGTTTCAAATCAAGTGAAATGACTACACAACATCCTGAACGTGATATAGGAAAAAATAtgagtttaaaacaaaaatgccaaagagaaagggatggagagatatCTTGTGGTAAGAAAATATATGGAGCTCAACAGACATTGAGctagtgctaaaaaaaaaagtggatagtTTACCTGGGACTTGTAGTAAGATTGTAAACCCAGCTCCCCTGGGAGCTGAGGTGACAGGACAGTAATCCAAGGCCTTGTGTGGCTTATACTGAGAGTTGAAAACCATTTTGGGCAACTTAGacctcatttcaaaataaaagcttAGAAGACTATcgatggtagagcatttgcctagcatgggcAAGACCCTAGGTTTAatcaaggtggggggggggaggaggaaaaggaggaggagagggaagaaggaagaaagaaagaggaaaaaagagaaatgggagaaaaagaaagagaaagaagaagaaactctGCTTCCAGAAGTCATGACTTGACAGCTCTCATCCATCATGCTGGACTAGAAACACTGAATCCATGAGCCAAATAAATTCCTCCTACTTAAGTTGTTCAGGCAGGTATTACAACAGCAGAAAGACCAACTAACACACGTGTATAACCACAGGTGTGCACGTGCGTACATTCCCACAGCCTCATTTTATTCTACAGAAATGTGTACCAAGTTGTTGCTGGAAACTCACTTTACTCATTCACGCCCTGGTCTAGACCTAGGAGGGGTCGCTGGGTAAAACTGAAAGATTAACATGAACTCCCTGTTTCcactgtccttttctttctttccatctttttttcagTCACTGACACTCTGttaaaattcagaaaatgaaTAATATTCTACCAGATAATTAATGCTGAGCTCCCTTGTATTTGTGTATACAGTGTATAAAGAAGTTAAATTCATGCAAAAACATCTTGTCACTTATAAAGTCTTTGGTGATCTCTTATCTACTTACCCTCTAACTAATCTACATCGAGCATGTCAAAAATATTCTTCTAGGCATCTCTTCCTCTACAATCATATGAATAGCAAAGTgagtttttaaagacataaatTATAAAGGctaacatacaaataattttgaaatcCCTTTCAAAACTCAAATAGCATCCCCAGGGTGAAGCAAATGACAAAAGTCAGAGCCAGAAGGTGAATAACAGGATCATGTGCAGTTATGGAAATAAATCTCCAAAGAACAGGGCACATGAAGGAACTCATCACAAAACCATCTAGTTCAGAAACACATATATAGGGCTGAGGAACTCCTTTTGGCCAgaaaggcttttcaggctgaagagttggtgaggtaagaggtggcggctgtggcttgctctgcttctttgatctttcagctttcaccccaatatcaggctccaggtttttatcaAAAGGCCATCTACCATTCACACTACACTGAAAAACTTCCTTTTCACCTCTGAGTGATCGGGAAGCTTAAAAGTCACTAGAGACTCAAATCGTTTCCAGGCAATCACTCTATTTTCTGATCaaggtttttttcttcctaagcTACAGTCTACCATCCTGTAAATCCAGTCAGTTAGTGCCAGTTGTAACTTTAGGAAAACAGCAACAGACCTTTAAACACAGACTTAGACTACCATGCCTGGGTTTGAGCGTGCTCTTATCTACACTCCAAATGTGATAGAAACACACTTGCTTTTCACATAGGCTCTTTCAAGATGCCTTTATGAATTGTATCGtgctttgattatatttatttttcaaggttTTAAACTTTAAAGCAAGTCTACCGCCAAGATTTTGAATTAAGCTAGTCATTTTCCTGACCAATGTATAATCTTAGGTCTGTATTTTGTTCAAGTGTGGGAGACAACTGAAGGCTAGGATCAAGAACCAGCTACATCAGCCTGTCGCCACTTCATTCTTCTACTGTAATAAAACATTTGGCACCCTGGTTGGgggttcttttgctgtgataagcactatgaccaaaagcaagttggggaagaaagggtttacttcatcATATACTTATAGGTAATAACCCATCACtggggaagtcggggcaggaactcaagcacgaaccttgaggcaggaactcaagcagaagtcATAtaggaaagctgcttactggcttactctccatggcttactcagcctggtttcttatacaccccagtaccacctgcccagggatagcaccacccaccatgggctagaccttcccacatcagtcactgcttgagaaaataccccacaggcttgtctacaggccaatctcaCAAACGTATTTTCTTAATCATTGTTCCTTCTTTTCAGATGTGTCTATGTTTGtgtccaaaagaaataaaaacacaaccacCATTGGGAACCAGATATTGTCCACACTGTCCCCTAGAGCACAAAGTTTCTAGTCATGATTACTTTCCTTAGTGTTTTTGACTGACATTTggatgaaagtgtttatttgtCTGTGCCTCTCCCCATCTCACTCATGTGCACTGGACTCCCACAGCAAGGCTTCATGCTGCCCAGTCCCTGAGACATTGTGACCAGGGTCAAAGTTTGTCTTCGTTATgagacagaaaccaaggaataacAGCTGACatttgtagttgaagttttcctgtgtccacccagctcctgcagccactcagacccaagtaaacacacagagacttatatttcttataaactgcatggccatggcaggcttcttgctatctagttcttatatcttaaattaacccatttttattcatctataagttgccacttggcttgtggcttactggtgctttatatcttgcttctcatggcagcagctggcagcagccCCTGACTCAAcctttctttcccagaattctccactctcagagattctgcaggtgagggatgtcgagatcatgatgggaggacgtacagagatgaccagctaCACTAGTCTAAGCCTGTGAACTGTGgaatggtggctgtggagcccccatgggactggactaggccctctggatatggaagacacttgtttggctcaaactgttttggggggcacccagatagggggatcgggatctgtccctggtctatgagCAGGCTTCTGGAAATCCGGTGCCTGAgttgtgatgccttgcacagccttggtgcagtgggaaagggcttggacctgcctaggctcagtgtgccaggctctgctgactccccatgggagacctcgatttgggggatgtgggatgtggggtggcttgggaaagagggctgtgggaggagaggggatctgcggatagtatgtggagtgagtagaaaatttcttaataaagaaaactgaaaaaaaaagaatctcctctctctttatcccacctatactatacttcctgtctggctactggccaatcagcattt
This Peromyscus maniculatus bairdii isolate BWxNUB_F1_BW_parent chromosome 8, HU_Pman_BW_mat_3.1, whole genome shotgun sequence DNA region includes the following protein-coding sequences:
- the LOC102912381 gene encoding olfactory receptor 2Y1B-like is translated as MDSFNTSLEGGFILMGFSDWPQLEHIFFIFILIFYFLTIFGNSTIITISRMDRRLQTPMYFFLNNLSFLDLCYTTSTVPQLLVNISGLDKTMSYAGCMTQFFTVLLLGGTECVLLVVMAFDRYAAVCHPLHYTSIMHSLLCQALAISSWVGGLAISLTQTGLIMTIPLCGRHLNHFFCDMLVLLKLACEDTEGIEDNLFVAGVIMLACPVTLILGTYAHIAHAVLKIKSEAGRRKALGTCGSHLMVVCLFYGSAMYTYLQPVHGYSESEGKFVALFYTIVTPMLNPLIYTLRNKDVKGALWKVLGK